GAAGGATGTATAGAAGGCGTAACGGTAGGAAAAGCTGTTGTGCGGTAATGAAGATGTGTCAGTGAAGCAAAAAGGTCGTCTGAAAACCGGAAATCCGTTTTCAGACGACCTGTCTTTATTTTTTCCAATAAGCCGGTGTCAACAAAATCAACACCGTAAAAATTTCCAAGCGGCCCAGCAGCATCACGGCTGAACACAGCCATTTTTGCACATCGCTCAATACCGCATAGCTGCCTGCCGGCCCGACTTCGCCCAAGCCCGGGCCCGCATTGGTAATACACGCGATGACGGCGGTGAAGGCGGAGATAAATTCCATCCCGCTTGCCATCAGCAAAAAGCTGAACACAATCGTCGTCATGAAATAAATCGAAATAAACGCCATCACCGTCAGCGCCATGCGGTCGGGAATCATGCGCCCGTTGACCTTGACCGTGCGCACCGCTTTCGGGTGCAGCAGAATCATCATCTCGCGCAGGCTGAATTTGAACAAGACCAACGCCCGCACGTTTTTAATGCCGCCGCCCATAGAGCCGGAGCTTGCCAACAGGTTGGACAGGAAAAACATCCACAGCGACACGATCAGCGGCCATTGCGCGAAATCCGTGTTGGAAAAACCGCTTGCCAGTCCGATGGAGACAAAGTTGAAGCTGACAAAACGCAGCGAATCCCCAAAGGTTGCATAAAAATCCTTCTGCCACAGATACACCGCCGACATCAAAATACTGCCCGCCAGCAGCACCAGCAGTACGCGGCATTCCTCGTCCTGCCAATAAGATTTGAGCGAACGCCGTGTCAGCGCCGTGAAATGCGTGGCAAAATTCACACCGCCCCAAAGCGTAAAAAACATGATCGCCCATTCGACGGTCAGCGAATCAAAATAAGCGATGCTGGCATCGTGTGTCGAAAAACCGCCCAGCGACACCGCCGACATCGCATGGCAAAGCGCGTCAAACCAGCTCATTCCCGCAAAATGCAGCGTCAGAAAAGCCGCCGCCGTCGTCATCGTATAGAAGAACCAAAGTTTTTTTGCCACCTGCGAAATGCGCGGCGCCATCTTGCTTTCTTTGTCCATCCCCGGAATTTCAGCCTTGAAGAGCTGCGTTCCGCCCACGCCCAGCATCGGCAGAATCGCGACCGCCAGCACGATGATACCCATGCCGCCCAGCCAGTTGAGCATATGCCGCCAAAAATTCACCGACGGGGCCAGCGTGTCCAAGCTCGTCATGACCGTCGCGCCCGTCGTCGTCAGTCCGGACATTGCCTCAAAAAACGCATCGGTAAAACTGATGCCCGGAATGTGAATATAGATCGGCATCGCCGCCACCAGCGCAAATGCCAGCCACAACATCAAAACCAACGTAAACCCGTCGCGCGGGCGCAGCTCGCGGCGGAAATGGAAGGTCAGCAGCCAAACCGCGCAAGAGGTCAGCGTTGTCGCCAAAGCCGTGTAGGCAAACGCCGGAAACGCGTTGTCCAGAAAAAAATACGACATCAGCGTCGGTACTGCGAGCACCATGGAAAACAGCAGCCCCAGTCTGGACAAAACGTGGACAATAGGGAGGAACTTATACATATCAATTAATCTTAACAAACCGGCCGAATCATCCGGCGGCATGGGATGGCGATGAGGAAGCCGACATTTTCAGACGACCTTATCGTCATCGGTAATCGCAAACAGACGTTATTTTAACAAATTATTGCCTTGTCTAGACGCAAAAGGGTAGAAGTGGAGGTCGTCTGAAAACCACATCCGCATCCCGTCCCGCGTTTGCCAGAAAACCCGCTTAAAGGTAAAATTCCGTATTCCAACATGGGTACTGCATCATGACTAAATTTATTTTCGTAACCGGCGGCGTCGTATCTTCACTCGGAAAAGGTATCGCCGCCGCTTCTATTGCCACCATCCTCGAATCGCGCGGTCTGAACGTGACCATGCTCAAGCTCGACCCTTATATTAACGTCGACCCCGGCACGATGAGTCCGTTCCAGCACGGCGAAGTGTTCGTGACCGACGACGGCGCGGAAACCGACCTCGACTTGGGACACTACGAACGTTTCATCAACGCCACCATGACCCGCCGCAACAGCTTCAGCACGGGGCAGGTGTACGAAAACGTCATCGCCAAAGAACGCCGCGGCGACTACCTTGGCGGTACGGTTCAAGTCATCCCGCACATTACCGACGAAATCAAACGCCGCATCCACGAAGGCGCGACGGGTTACGATGTCGCCATCGTCGAAATCGGCGGTACGGTCGGCGACATTGAATCGCTGCCGTTTTTGGAAGCCATCCGTCAGATGCGCAGCCAGTTGGGACGCAACAACACTTTGTTCGCCCACCTGAGCTACGTTCCCTACATTGCCGCCGCCGGCGAAATCAAAACCAAGCCGACCCAGCATACCGTTAAAGAAATGTTGAGTATCGGTTTGCAGCCCGACATCCTGATTTGCCGCATGGACAGGAAAATGCCCGCGGACGAACGCCGCAAAATCGCCTTGTTCTGCAACGTGGAAGAGCGCGCGATTGTCGGCAGCTACGACGTGGACAGCATCTACGAATGCCCCGAAATGCTGCACGACCAAGGCATCGACAACATCATTACCGAGCAATTGCAGCTCAACGTACAACAGGCGGATTTGACCGCGTGGAAAAAAATCGTCCATGCCATCAAAAATCCGAAACACACCGTCAAAATCGCCATGGTCGGCAAATACGTCGATTTGACCGAATCCTACAAATCGCTGATCGAAGCCTTGAAACACGCGGGTATCCACACCGAAACCGACGTGCAAATCACCTTCGTTGACAGCGAAAACATCGAGAAAAACAACGGCGACGTTTCCATGCTCAAAGACATGGACGCCATCCTCGTTCCCGGCGGTTTCGGTTCGCGCGGCGTGGAAGGCAAAATCGCCGCCGTGCGCTACGCCCGCGAAAACAACGTGCCATACTTGGGCATCTGCCTCGGTATGCAGATTGCGCTGATCGAATACGCCCGCGATGTGGCAGGCTTGAAAGGCGCGAATTCCACCGAGTTCGACCTCAAATGCGCCGCGCCTGTCGTCGCCCTGATTGACGAATGGCAAACCGCCGACGGCAGCGTCGAAACCCGTGACGAATCCGCCGATTTGGGCGGCACCATGCGGTTGGGCGCGCAAGAGGTTGAGTTGAAAGCAGGCAGCCTTGCCGCCAAAATCTACGGCAGCGAACACATCCGTGAACGCCACCGTCACCGCTACGAAGTCAACAACAACTACGTTCCCACGCTGGAACAGGCTGGCTTGGTCATCGGTGGCGTATCTGCCGGACGTGAACGCTTGGTCGAAACCATCGAGCTGCCGAACCATCCTTGGTTCTTCGCCTGCCAGTTCCACCCAGAGTTCACGTCCAACCCGCGCAGAGGCCATCCTTTGTTCACCGCGTTTGTCAAAGCCGCGTTGAACAATAAAAAAGGCTGATGCCCAGAAAAAGGTCGTCTGAAAAGAGAAAAAGCACCTCGGTTGAGGTGCTTTTTTGTGTTTTCAGACGACTATACCGGATATTCATTCAGATAAAAATGACTTATCATTATTTTTGGGGAGAGTGGAGACCGGTTTTAGGAGTCGGGATGAAGTGTATGGGGGAAAAGCTACTTTCAAATCTCAAATTCCTACCTATCCATAAATGGTGGGTTTGCGTTTCTATTTGAATCAACTATAAAAAAATGGATGAATGTTGTAAAAAGTCTAAACTCTAATGAATAATAATTCTTATCAAGATGAAAAAGATTGTTTAAATATCGAAAGTTCATTATGATTGCGCAAATTGTTCCACGGGTCTTGCTGTTTTTGGTTTTGAGTCTCTTATTTTTGTTAAACGATAGACCTAAATTTGATTCTTTGATTAAAGAGGAGTTTGTATGAAAAAAGCCATTATTGCCCTGACTATCGCGGCTTTGCCTTTTGCAGCATCCGCCGAAGTTGTCCTGTACGGACAAGTTAAAAGCACCATCACTTCCGGACAGGTGAAAATCAAAGGTAACGAAGGTACGGAAAAAAGCGCGACTGCAACCCGCATCAACGATAATACCTCGCGCATCGGCTTCAAAGGCAGCGAAAAACTCTCAGACGACCTCAAAGCCATCTGGCAGGTGGAACAGCGCACTTCCATTTTGGGCGAATCCAATAGCCAAAGTTTCGGCAACCGTGATTCCTTCATAGGCTTGGAAGGCTCATTCGGTAAGGTTCGCGTCGGCAATATGAACAATATGCTCAACGAGATGGATACCATCGACCCTTGGTTGTATAAAACCAACGCGATGGGTTTGGGCATCAACACACGCACCGGTGTGCGCACCACATCCGTACGCTACGACAGTCCTTCGTTCGGCGGGTTCAAATTCAATGCGTCCTACGCGCCACGCGACAACCGCAATCCGGACGACAAATATAAACATGAAAAACCCAGCAAAGAACAATATACCGCCGGTTTGACTTATGAAAACAGCGGTTTCACCACCAACCTTGCCTACGGCCATTACAAAGGCGCGTACACCGACAAGAACGGTAAAATCAAAGCCGCACAAATCGCTAAAATCGAAAGCTACTATGACAAAAACAACCTGTTCGTCGGCGTAGGCGCGCAATATACCAAAGGCCATGAAAGCGCAAATAAATATTTGGGTTACTTTACCGATGATTTCAATACGTACAAAGGCACTGACATTACTGCCGATGCCGGTAAAAATGAAGCCGTCAAAGTTGCAGATGCAGCCGTTACCGTGGGTTATACCTTCGGCAACCTGACCCCGCGCCTCACTTACGCCCACGGCTGGGCGGCAAAAGGCGTGAACAGCGGCGAGAAACTAGTCGATAAATTCGACCAAGTAGTAGTTGGTGCCAACTACAAATTCAGCAAACGTACTTCTATGCTTGCTCATGCCGGTTATATGAAACTGGGCAGCAAAACCCGCCTGACGCCGACTCAAACAGGGTCTGTTGAGCAAAAAGCCGTTTCTTTGGGTATGGTTCATAAATTCTGATGAAACCGTAAGGATAATCAGAAAATATAAAAGGTCGTCTGAAACCTGATTTTGGGTTTCAGACGACCTTTTATCATATAAAAATTTAAATATTTCCAAATTTAATAGAAGGTTCGAATACGGCGGATCTGTTTGTCCTTTTTACATAGGAAAACGCCTTAACAGTTAAAAAAATAAATTATTTTAGAATATTAAATTCTGATGTTCTCGTTTTGAGGTAGTTTTAGATAGTGTGTCAGAGGGGAAAATCTGCCGCATCAAACCTTATTTTTGAGAGGCGAGAAAGCCGCTTAACTCGAACTCGAAAGGCATTCCGTTTTGCGCGCCGGAGCGGGTAATAGACAGGGCGGCAGCGGCGCAGGCCTTGCGTACGGCGATGTCTATGCCTTCGTGCCAGAATACTGCCAATGCGCCGTTGAAGGCATCGCTGGCACCCGTGGTGTCGGAGGTTTGTACCTTAAAACCTGAAACATGGCGCAGACGGCCTTTGGGGTCTTTATATACAGCGCCTTTACTGCCTGAAGTCATCAGGACGGGGCAGGGGGATTTTAAAATCAACTCTTCGGGAGACAAGCCTTGCGGTGCTCCCAAGCTGGCGGCAAGCTCATAGCGGTTGGGTGTTAAGATGGTAATTTGCTCCAACAATTCTTTCGGGATGGCGCGGGCGGGTGCGGGATTAAGGATAAAGGGTTTGTTGTATTTTGCTGCCAGTTTTGATGTGGCTATCACGCACTCCATCGGAATTTCAAGCTGGCTGAGGATGATGTCGGCTTCGGCAAACCGTTCTTCTGCGGCTTCGATGTCGGCAACGGTCAGATACATATTTGCGCCGGCAATAACGATGATGGAATTTTCTTCGTCGGCAACGGTAATGTTTGCCATGCCGCTGTTTTGTCCCATGATGGTTTGGACATAATCGGTACATATGCCTTCGTGGCGGAGGTTGGTTACCATTTCCAGTCCGAAATCGTCGTCGCCGACTGCACCGATGATGGTTACGCATGCCCCTAGGCGTGCGGCGGCAACTGCTTGGTTGGCACCTTTGCCTCCCATGTAGCGATGGAATGAGCTTCCCAGCAAAGTCTCGCCCGCGCGCGCGAATTGGGTGGCGCGGGTTACTAAATCCATGTTGATACTACCGACGACGACGACTTTGATATGGAGCATTCTGATATATCCCTTTTGAAACACGATACAACCGTATCAGGCGGTCTTTATTGATATTGAAATATGCAGGAAACCGCATTCTCTATGCCGATAGGCATTTTGCGTCATTGTACCCGCTGGAATTGCAAATGCAATATTAATTCCCGGTTTTCATATTTTAATATCAGATTTTGTTGTAATTAAATCGTAAAATTTCGGAAATTTCATACCGTTTGAATGCTAAATTTGTACATTGGTCGGTTTTTATTTTGTTTTTTATAAAATTTAAATAGAATAGAAAATTTTATCTTTTTTACATACCATTTTTCTTTCAAGGTCGTCTGAAAACCCGCCGTGCCCGTTTTAGCGAAACTCACTTTGTTTGTTTTGGCAAGCCCCGCTTCACTCCTTTTCAGACGACCTTTTTCCAACCCTGCTACAATACGCCTTTTATTGTTCACGCCGATTTTGCCATGACCGAGCCGACCTACATCCCGCTGCGCCTGCATACCGAGTTTTCGATTACCGACGGTATGGTGCGGATTAAAAAACTGATTGCCAAAGCGCAGGAATACGGTTTGCCTGCTTTGGGCATCAGCGATTTGATGAACGAATTCGGTTTGGTGAAATTCTATAAAGCCTGCCGCAGCGCGGGGATTAAGCCCGTCGGGGCGGCGGATATTTGGATAGGCAATCCGAATGCGCCCGACAAGCCGTTCCGCGCCATGCTGATTATCCGCAACGATGCGGGCTATCTGCGCTTGAGCGAACTTTTGACGGCGGCTTATGTCGGCAAAGACCGCAATGTCCATCATGCGGAACTCAATCCCGAATGGCTGGAAAACGGCGACAACAGCGGCTTGATTTGTTTGAGCGGCGCGCATTACGGCGAAGTGGGCGTGAATCTGTTGAACGGCAATGAAGACGCGGCGCGTGCGGCGGCGTTGAAGTATGCGGCGTGGTTTCCCGATGCGTTTTATCTGGAGCTGCAACGCCTGCCCGAACGCCCCGAATGGGAGGCTTGCGTTTCGGGCAGCGTGAAGCTGGCGGAGGAATTGGGTTTGCCGGT
Above is a window of Neisseria mucosa DNA encoding:
- the pyrG gene encoding CTP synthase (CTP synthase; cytidine triphosphate synthetase; catalyzes the ATP-dependent amination of UTP to CTP with either L-glutamine or ammonia as the source of nitrogen; in Escherichia coli this enzyme forms a homotetramer); protein product: MTKFIFVTGGVVSSLGKGIAAASIATILESRGLNVTMLKLDPYINVDPGTMSPFQHGEVFVTDDGAETDLDLGHYERFINATMTRRNSFSTGQVYENVIAKERRGDYLGGTVQVIPHITDEIKRRIHEGATGYDVAIVEIGGTVGDIESLPFLEAIRQMRSQLGRNNTLFAHLSYVPYIAAAGEIKTKPTQHTVKEMLSIGLQPDILICRMDRKMPADERRKIALFCNVEERAIVGSYDVDSIYECPEMLHDQGIDNIITEQLQLNVQQADLTAWKKIVHAIKNPKHTVKIAMVGKYVDLTESYKSLIEALKHAGIHTETDVQITFVDSENIEKNNGDVSMLKDMDAILVPGGFGSRGVEGKIAAVRYARENNVPYLGICLGMQIALIEYARDVAGLKGANSTEFDLKCAAPVVALIDEWQTADGSVETRDESADLGGTMRLGAQEVELKAGSLAAKIYGSEHIRERHRHRYEVNNNYVPTLEQAGLVIGGVSAGRERLVETIELPNHPWFFACQFHPEFTSNPRRGHPLFTAFVKAALNNKKG
- a CDS encoding potassium transporter Trk, with the protein product MYKFLPIVHVLSRLGLLFSMVLAVPTLMSYFFLDNAFPAFAYTALATTLTSCAVWLLTFHFRRELRPRDGFTLVLMLWLAFALVAAMPIYIHIPGISFTDAFFEAMSGLTTTGATVMTSLDTLAPSVNFWRHMLNWLGGMGIIVLAVAILPMLGVGGTQLFKAEIPGMDKESKMAPRISQVAKKLWFFYTMTTAAAFLTLHFAGMSWFDALCHAMSAVSLGGFSTHDASIAYFDSLTVEWAIMFFTLWGGVNFATHFTALTRRSLKSYWQDEECRVLLVLLAGSILMSAVYLWQKDFYATFGDSLRFVSFNFVSIGLASGFSNTDFAQWPLIVSLWMFFLSNLLASSGSMGGGIKNVRALVLFKFSLREMMILLHPKAVRTVKVNGRMIPDRMALTVMAFISIYFMTTIVFSFLLMASGMEFISAFTAVIACITNAGPGLGEVGPAGSYAVLSDVQKWLCSAVMLLGRLEIFTVLILLTPAYWKK
- a CDS encoding ribokinase, with amino-acid sequence MLHIKVVVVGSINMDLVTRATQFARAGETLLGSSFHRYMGGKGANQAVAAARLGACVTIIGAVGDDDFGLEMVTNLRHEGICTDYVQTIMGQNSGMANITVADEENSIIVIAGANMYLTVADIEAAEERFAEADIILSQLEIPMECVIATSKLAAKYNKPFILNPAPARAIPKELLEQITILTPNRYELAASLGAPQGLSPEELILKSPCPVLMTSGSKGAVYKDPKGRLRHVSGFKVQTSDTTGASDAFNGALAVFWHEGIDIAVRKACAAAALSITRSGAQNGMPFEFELSGFLASQK
- a CDS encoding porin, producing MKKAIIALTIAALPFAASAEVVLYGQVKSTITSGQVKIKGNEGTEKSATATRINDNTSRIGFKGSEKLSDDLKAIWQVEQRTSILGESNSQSFGNRDSFIGLEGSFGKVRVGNMNNMLNEMDTIDPWLYKTNAMGLGINTRTGVRTTSVRYDSPSFGGFKFNASYAPRDNRNPDDKYKHEKPSKEQYTAGLTYENSGFTTNLAYGHYKGAYTDKNGKIKAAQIAKIESYYDKNNLFVGVGAQYTKGHESANKYLGYFTDDFNTYKGTDITADAGKNEAVKVADAAVTVGYTFGNLTPRLTYAHGWAAKGVNSGEKLVDKFDQVVVGANYKFSKRTSMLAHAGYMKLGSKTRLTPTQTGSVEQKAVSLGMVHKF